TCGCGGTAGCGGGCGAGCCAGTCCGAGGCCTCGTGCAGGGGGGCCGCGTCCAGCCGGCAAGGGCGCCAGCGCGCCCGCCGCCGCTGCTCGATCAGGCCGGCGCGCTGGAGCACCTTAAGGTGCTTCGAGACCGCGGGCAGTGA
The DNA window shown above is from Dehalococcoidia bacterium and carries:
- a CDS encoding metalloregulator ArsR/SmtB family transcription factor, whose translation is MPQNAQPDTLSATFGALADPTRRAILARLAQGEASVTELAAPFEMSLPAVSKHLKVLQRAGLIEQRRRARWRPCRLDAAPLHEASDWLARYR